From Flavobacterium arcticum, the proteins below share one genomic window:
- a CDS encoding KdsC family phosphatase yields MSKTYKELMNDITTFILDVDGVLTDGSIHVTPTGEMLRNMNIRDGYAMKAAVENGYTVCIISGGSNEGVRVRLRNLGITDIHLGVSDKVETFEEFTDIYKIKPEQVLYMGDDLPDYWVMQRVGLPTCPQDAAPEIKAISKYISHKNGGTGCVRDVIEQVMKVQGKWMEHFNAKYD; encoded by the coding sequence ATGAGTAAAACCTATAAAGAACTAATGAACGACATTACCACATTTATTCTTGATGTGGATGGCGTACTTACCGATGGCAGTATACACGTCACCCCTACAGGCGAAATGCTACGTAATATGAATATCCGCGATGGTTATGCCATGAAAGCCGCAGTAGAAAATGGCTATACCGTTTGCATCATCTCTGGCGGTTCTAACGAAGGAGTTCGTGTGCGACTAAGAAATCTTGGCATTACCGATATCCATCTTGGCGTGTCTGACAAAGTAGAAACATTTGAAGAATTTACTGATATATACAAAATTAAACCTGAGCAGGTGTTATATATGGGTGACGATTTACCTGACTACTGGGTAATGCAACGTGTGGGGCTACCTACCTGCCCACAAGATGCAGCTCCAGAAATTAAAGCTATTAGTAAATATATTTCGCATAAAAATGGAGGTACAGGTTGTGTACGCGATGTTATAGAACAAGTAATGAAAGTACAAGGAAAATGGATGGAACACTTTAATGCTAAATACGACTAA
- a CDS encoding PIG-L family deacetylase, which yields MQKKIVALLLLTLYTVCQAQPELPEKPTSAEIYAKIEKLNFLGSALYIAAHPDDENTRLISFLSNNVKARTGYLSLTRGDGGQNLIGLQLRELLGVIRTQELIEARKVDGGEQFFSRANDFGYSKVPNETLEIWDKDKVLQDMVWIIRKFQPDVIINRFDHRSPGTTHGHHTSSAILTQDAYTLANDPKYEPNQLNYVSTWQPKRVLFNTSWWFFGGRENFEKADKSKYVNLSTGVYYPLIGKSNQEIAALSRSKHKSQGFGSTGARGEDMEYLELIKGSDMKDKQNLFEGIDTSWNRVKGGKPIGQAITAIIKNYDFKNPSKSVPALIEVYKQISQLNETHWKAIKLQEIKEIIACSSGLYLEAYSESQSVTPNDAITMHWEAINRCSVPMTLKNITLLPENKTISQNVELVNNIDQSNIITIQIPEDANYTSPYWLTEKGTSGMYKVDDLQNIGKPDIIREMKAVFEIEIGGTLISFEKNIVHKYNDPVKGEVCEPLDIVPAVTTQILNKVQLFKDNEPQTVIVKVKAGKDNCKGIVNLELPKGWKISPATIPFDIKTKDSEVTFNFDVTPPPYPTEATAKSIAIIGTTAYDREQVIIDYPHIAKQQVLLPSTAKFTKADLKIKGEKIAYIMGAGDNVPESLKQMGYEVTLLTPENISTETLKSFDAVIMGIRAYNVLEELELKQNILFDFVKNGGNMIVQYNTTGHLTIKNIAPYSLHISRDRVTEEDAKVTFLDATHPVLNHPNKITTNDFKGWVQEQGLYYPDEWDAAFSPIISAHDTGENPKNGALLVAQYGKGYYIYTGLSFFRELPEGVSGAYRLLANIIAVGK from the coding sequence ATGCAAAAAAAAATAGTAGCACTATTATTACTAACTTTATATACGGTATGCCAAGCACAGCCTGAGTTGCCTGAAAAACCAACATCAGCAGAAATTTATGCTAAAATAGAAAAACTCAACTTTCTCGGTTCGGCACTCTATATTGCAGCACACCCCGACGATGAAAACACAAGACTTATATCTTTTTTATCTAATAATGTAAAAGCAAGAACAGGCTATCTATCGCTTACACGAGGTGACGGAGGGCAAAACCTTATAGGGCTTCAGCTTAGAGAGTTATTGGGTGTAATAAGAACACAAGAACTTATAGAAGCTCGTAAAGTAGATGGCGGCGAGCAATTTTTTAGCCGAGCTAATGATTTTGGTTACTCTAAAGTACCCAATGAAACATTAGAAATATGGGATAAAGATAAAGTACTGCAAGACATGGTTTGGATAATCCGTAAATTTCAACCCGATGTTATTATTAACCGCTTTGACCATAGATCGCCTGGCACAACACACGGGCATCATACCTCTTCGGCTATATTAACACAAGATGCCTATACATTAGCTAATGACCCAAAATATGAACCTAACCAGCTAAACTATGTAAGCACTTGGCAGCCTAAGCGTGTACTGTTCAACACATCATGGTGGTTTTTTGGAGGTAGAGAAAATTTTGAAAAAGCCGATAAATCAAAATACGTTAACCTTTCTACAGGAGTATATTACCCGTTAATAGGGAAATCTAATCAGGAAATAGCCGCCCTTAGCCGCAGTAAGCACAAATCGCAGGGCTTTGGCTCTACAGGAGCACGTGGCGAGGACATGGAATATCTAGAATTAATAAAGGGTAGCGACATGAAAGATAAGCAAAACCTTTTTGAAGGTATTGATACATCTTGGAATCGTGTAAAAGGTGGCAAACCTATAGGCCAAGCTATAACAGCTATTATAAAAAACTATGATTTTAAAAATCCTTCAAAGTCAGTACCTGCACTTATAGAAGTTTACAAACAAATAAGCCAACTTAATGAAACTCATTGGAAAGCAATAAAACTACAGGAAATAAAAGAGATTATAGCCTGTAGTAGTGGTTTGTATCTTGAAGCTTATTCAGAAAGCCAGTCGGTAACGCCAAACGATGCTATAACCATGCATTGGGAAGCTATAAATAGATGTAGTGTGCCAATGACTCTAAAAAACATTACATTATTACCTGAAAATAAAACTATTTCTCAGAATGTAGAACTGGTAAATAATATAGACCAAAGTAATATTATAACTATACAAATTCCAGAAGATGCAAACTATACATCGCCTTATTGGTTAACCGAAAAAGGGACATCTGGAATGTATAAAGTAGATGATTTACAAAACATTGGTAAACCTGATATTATACGCGAAATGAAAGCCGTTTTTGAAATAGAAATTGGGGGTACACTTATCTCTTTCGAAAAAAATATAGTACATAAATATAATGACCCTGTTAAGGGCGAAGTATGTGAGCCATTAGATATTGTACCTGCTGTTACTACTCAAATACTTAATAAAGTGCAATTATTTAAAGATAATGAGCCACAAACAGTAATAGTTAAAGTAAAAGCTGGGAAAGATAATTGCAAAGGAATAGTAAATTTAGAACTTCCTAAAGGCTGGAAAATATCGCCTGCTACTATACCATTTGACATAAAAACAAAAGATAGCGAGGTAACTTTTAATTTTGATGTGACTCCACCTCCCTACCCTACCGAAGCTACTGCTAAAAGTATAGCTATTATTGGTACTACAGCATACGACCGTGAACAAGTCATAATAGACTATCCTCACATTGCTAAACAACAAGTATTATTGCCATCTACTGCTAAATTTACAAAAGCTGACCTTAAAATTAAAGGCGAAAAAATAGCTTATATAATGGGAGCTGGTGATAATGTTCCTGAAAGTCTTAAACAAATGGGTTATGAAGTAACATTACTTACTCCCGAAAATATCTCTACTGAAACTTTAAAAAGTTTTGACGCAGTAATTATGGGAATTAGAGCATATAATGTATTAGAAGAGCTAGAACTAAAACAAAATATATTATTTGATTTTGTAAAGAATGGTGGTAATATGATAGTACAGTATAATACTACTGGGCATCTAACTATAAAAAATATAGCACCCTACTCACTACATATATCGCGCGATAGGGTAACCGAAGAAGATGCAAAAGTTACTTTTCTTGACGCAACCCATCCTGTTTTAAATCATCCTAATAAGATAACAACCAATGATTTTAAAGGTTGGGTTCAGGAACAGGGGCTCTATTATCCTGACGAATGGGATGCAGCGTTTTCTCCTATAATATCTGCTCATGATACGGGCGAAAACCCTAAAAATGGTGCTTTGTTGGTAGCCCAGTACGGTAAAGGTTACTATATTTATACTGGATTAAGTTTTTTTAGAGAACTACCCGAAGGTGTTTCGGGAGCATACAGGTTATTAGCAAATATAATTGCAGTAGGTAAATAA
- a CDS encoding Maf-like protein, translating to MLKEKLKEYKIILASGSPRRQQFMKDLDIDFEIRLKEVEEIYPEKLKGTEITDYLAELKANSLKESLTDNEIVITSDTIVWHEDKALGKPTDYEDAFTMLQSLSGKTHKVITSVSLMSNTHIETFNDTTLVTFHPLKDEEIKYYIDNFKPFDKAGAYGIQEWIGLVAIAKVEGSYANVVGMPVDKVYRHLINFVVKK from the coding sequence ATGCTTAAAGAGAAACTAAAAGAGTATAAAATTATATTGGCTTCGGGGTCTCCACGTAGACAACAATTTATGAAGGATTTGGATATTGATTTTGAAATCCGATTAAAAGAAGTTGAAGAAATTTATCCTGAAAAATTAAAAGGAACTGAGATAACAGATTATTTAGCCGAACTAAAAGCAAACTCTCTAAAAGAATCGCTTACTGATAACGAAATTGTTATTACTAGCGATACTATTGTTTGGCATGAAGATAAAGCATTAGGTAAACCCACAGATTATGAAGATGCCTTTACTATGTTACAATCATTATCTGGCAAAACACATAAAGTAATAACATCAGTAAGCCTAATGAGTAATACCCATATAGAAACGTTTAACGATACTACTCTTGTTACTTTTCATCCATTAAAAGATGAAGAAATAAAATATTATATTGACAACTTTAAACCTTTTGATAAAGCAGGTGCCTATGGTATACAAGAATGGATAGGGCTGGTAGCTATTGCAAAAGTAGAAGGATCGTATGCTAACGTTGTAGGTATGCCAGTAGATAAAGTATATAGACACCTGATTAATTTTGTAGTAAAAAAATAG
- a CDS encoding UbiA prenyltransferase family protein (UbiA prenyltransferase family catalyzes the transfer of a prenyl group to various acceptors with hydrophobic ring structures in the biosynthesis of respiratory quinones, hemes, chlorophylls, vitamin E, and shikonin) yields the protein MEFLKRFSLNNLLLLAFGLFIFRYGFLDQQPGLPLALNHWQYALMVLATVLVAAGGFFIYNYHSSDYQSHEGKAYNIYALLTLAGVGIGYYLSDHIGKPMIVAVLIIAAAIIYLYATSLKQMLLVSNFIVATAVAMSIIVIGVYNLYPIILPGNKVYLATVFELMLDYTLFIFIITFILTLVYNLRNANTDYNSGNTTLPIVIGKDRTIKVVFFTMFIPLALLAYYGNKYLLNLTFALGYGLFFVAAPIIYFLVKIWTAKTTKDFNHLIFILKLILFFTIISIAAITYNIQHNA from the coding sequence ATGGAATTTTTAAAACGCTTCAGTTTAAACAATTTATTATTACTAGCCTTTGGGTTATTTATATTTCGCTACGGTTTTTTAGATCAACAACCAGGACTTCCGCTAGCGCTTAACCATTGGCAATATGCCCTTATGGTTTTGGCAACAGTTTTAGTTGCTGCAGGTGGTTTTTTTATATATAATTATCATTCTAGTGATTATCAATCGCATGAAGGCAAGGCATATAACATATACGCATTATTAACACTCGCTGGTGTAGGTATAGGTTACTATCTTAGTGACCATATAGGTAAGCCTATGATAGTAGCTGTACTTATTATTGCTGCTGCTATAATTTATCTTTATGCTACCAGCCTTAAACAAATGTTACTGGTTAGTAATTTTATAGTGGCCACTGCTGTAGCTATGAGTATTATTGTTATAGGGGTATATAATCTTTATCCTATTATATTGCCAGGCAATAAAGTATACCTTGCTACTGTATTCGAATTAATGCTCGACTATACATTGTTCATATTCATAATAACTTTTATACTAACATTAGTATATAACTTAAGAAATGCTAATACTGATTACAACTCAGGTAATACTACACTACCTATTGTTATAGGAAAAGACAGAACTATTAAGGTTGTATTTTTTACTATGTTTATACCACTTGCGCTATTAGCTTATTATGGTAATAAATATTTGTTAAACCTTACTTTCGCATTAGGTTACGGCTTATTTTTTGTAGCTGCACCTATAATCTATTTTTTGGTAAAAATTTGGACTGCAAAAACAACAAAAGATTTTAACCATTTAATATTTATTTTAAAACTAATATTATTTTTCACCATTATATCTATTGCAGCTATAACATACAATATTCAGCACAATGCTTAA
- a CDS encoding mechanosensitive ion channel domain-containing protein, with translation MFIKDHFQEGLFTVIALLVFISLRMIIRKVTKSYASKSHLSDYRAHLVSKSIDIFMSIFLILAISAIWGVNSKDLFVVMSSVFAIIGVGLFAQWSILSNITSGVILFFSFPFRIGDFIKIHDKDFPIEAQIQDIKAFHTLLRTREGEMLTYPNNLLLQKGITIVTLEKEQEKEFHD, from the coding sequence ATGTTCATTAAAGATCATTTTCAAGAAGGATTATTTACAGTAATAGCCTTACTGGTTTTTATATCGCTACGAATGATAATTCGTAAAGTGACGAAAAGCTATGCTAGTAAATCACATTTAAGCGACTATAGAGCACATTTAGTAAGTAAGAGTATAGATATTTTTATGTCTATTTTTTTAATACTCGCAATATCTGCTATATGGGGCGTTAACTCTAAAGACCTTTTTGTAGTAATGTCATCTGTATTTGCTATCATTGGTGTTGGTCTATTCGCGCAGTGGTCTATATTAAGTAATATAACATCAGGGGTAATATTATTTTTCTCTTTCCCTTTCCGAATTGGCGATTTTATAAAAATACACGATAAAGATTTTCCTATAGAAGCACAAATTCAGGACATAAAAGCATTTCATACCTTATTAAGAACTCGTGAAGGCGAAATGTTAACCTACCCTAATAACTTACTTTTACAAAAAGGAATAACAATAGTAACACTCGAAAAAGAACAAGAAAAAGAATTTCACGATTAA